In Candidatus Zixiibacteriota bacterium, the genomic stretch AGGACGACCAGGGCCATCAGTTCCCTGACAAGTCCTTTTTTAGAACCGATAATGACCGCCGCTACCAGAAGAATCAGAAGGATTATATCAACATAATTCATTGCCACACTCCTTTATGGCCAATAAATTTCTGTTTGAGTCAGTTACCGCCCCCGGACAACAGGTCGCGCACCAGTTGATTGACCAGTTTGCCATCAGCCTGGCCCTTGACTTTGGGCATCAGGTCTTTCATGACCAGACCCATCTTGGCCGGGGAGTCCGCACCGGTAATCCTGATAGATTCCCGGATTATTTCCCTGAGTTTATCCTCGGAAAGTTGCTGGGGGAGATATTGCCGGATGAGTTCCAGTTCGGTCGATTCTTTTTCAACCAGGTCCATACGGTTGCCGGCGCGGAATTGCTCGATCGAGTCCCTGCGTCTTTTGGCCGCGGCCGATAACACCCCGACGATATCATCGTCGGTCAGTTCCTCACCCTTTTCGATATTCTTATACTTAATATCAGATTTTAAGCCCCGAAGGAGAGTGACTTTATCCTGCTCACGGGCCTTCAGGGCTTTAATTAAATCGTCGTCAATTTTTTTCAAGAGCGACATAGAGGTTACTCATCTGTCTTTTGAAGCTTGCGCATTTTGCGGCGAGCCGCATTCAGCTTTCGTTTCCGTCGTTCAGACGGTTTTTCGAAGTGCTGACGCTTCTTAATATCTGAGAGAATGCCGGTTTTCTCACAAAACTTATTGAAGCGGCGCAGGGCTCTTTCGAATGATTCATCATCACGAACCCTAACACCCGTCATCTATATCATCCCTCCTTTCGGGCCATTTCGGCGAAAAATATACCATAGCAATCAATTATAACACAATTACATATGATGTCAACATAATATTTGAAGATTTCTAAAATACTTCCTTTTAGATCGAAGATTTAAACTTAAGCTTTACCCCCCCGGCATTGGACAAGAAATGAAAATGGATATGTTCGATAATCTGGCCGGCGGCCGCGCCATTATTTAATACCAGACGAAAGTTATTTTCCAGACCAAGCTGGGCGGCGATGGTTTTTATGGTATCCAGAAGCCTTAAAAGTAGATTTTCAGGTAATTCCGCCAGCCTTTCATAGTGGATCCTGGGGCAAACCAGAAGATGAATTTCGGCTTTGGGGAAGATATCAGCAAAGACGATCACCGTCTCATCCTCGAAAAAGACCCGGGCCGGTTTTTTCTTTTCGATTATCTCACAAAACGGACATTTCATAGTAACCTTATTTTAGTCAATAACTGAGATTCGGACAACAGTTAAATCGGCAATAAGTCGCTGGGCCTTAATTCTATAGAAAATGCCCAAAATGACGATAATTAAATGAGCAGCCAATTTTGCAACTTAGGGGTGTCATGTTAGCAATCATCGGATTAATCGTCGTGCTGGGCTCAGTAATCGCGGGGTATATGATGGAGGAGGGCCATCTGCTGGTCCTTTTTCAGCCGGCGGAATTCCTTATTATCGGCGGGGCCGCACTGGGATCTCTTTTAACGGCGACGCCGGTGAAAATGATGAAGAAAATGATCTCCCAGTTATTGGGGATTTTCGGTTCCGGTCCCACCAGTAAAGACTATACCGATCTGCTGGTGATGATGTATGAGTTATTCAATGTGGCTCGAAAAGACGGCTTGGTCGGACTGGAATCCCATATCGAACGTCCGCAGGAAAGCTCGGTTCTGACGAAGTACCCGAAATTTTTGAAAAATGAGCACGCCCTGCATTTTCTCTCGGACACCATGCGTCTGATCATCATGGGCGGTATCCCGGAACATGATCTGGAAGCTATGCTGGATCTGGACCTGGAACTTCATCATGAGGAAAACATCAAACCGTCCAGCGAGCTGACGACGGTGGCCGATTCCCTTCCCGGTCTGGGTATTGTCGCGGCCGTTCTAGGGGTGGTTATCACCATGGGCGCCATCGGAGGTCCGCCGGAGGAAATCGGTCATAAAGTCGGGGCGGCCCTGGTCGGGACTTTTCTGGGTATTCTGTTATCCTACGGGGTGGTGGGACCTCTAGCCCGGAATATCGGTCATATGAGTGAAACCGAGGCCAAGTATTATATCTGTCTCAAGCAGGGACTTCTGGCCTTCCATAAAGGTTTTGCGGCTTCGATCGCGGTCGAGTTCGCGCGGCGGATTGTGCCCAATGAGGTTCGCCCGGAATTTGTTGAGGTGGAAGAAGCCTGCCGCGCCGCGAAAACCAAATAACGCAAATCCATGAGCGAAGAAGAACCCAAAAAACAACCGGTCATTGTCGTCAAGAAAAAGGGCGGCCATGGCGGGCATCACGGCGGTGCCTGGAAAGTGGCCTATGCCGATTTTGTCACGGCCATGATGGCGTTCTTTTTGGTGATGTGGCTGGTGGCCCAGTCCGATGCGGTCAAACAGGCGGTTCAGGCCTATTTCCAGGATCCGGCCGGATTCATGAAGGGGCAGGGTAAAAATATCCTTAAAGGCGGTGAATCGCCGGTCGAGAGTTTTAAAAACAGCAAACCGAACGTGGCTACCAGGCTGGAGCAGGAACGGGAATCCCTGTCAAATGCCGGTGAGCGAATCCAATCAGCCATTTTGAACAGCGCCGAATTGCAGAGTCTTAAAGATTTCGTTGAGATCGAAATGATTCCCGAAGGATTGCGGATTCAGTTGATTGAATCGGATAAAAAAGAAAGCCACTTTTTTGATCTGGGGAGCGCCCGGCTCAAGGATAAGGCGGCACTTCTTTTGAAAGCCATTGCCCAGGAACTCGGCCAACTGCCCAATTATATTGTAGTCGAGGGACATACCGACAGCAAACCATATAACGGCACCAACAATTATACCAACTGGGAACTTTCGGCCGACCGGGCCAACAGCGCCCGCAAACTGATGGACGAGTCCGGGTTAAGGCGTGACCAGATTGTCGAAATTCGCGGTAATGCCGACCGGATCCCCAAAATCGCCTCCGATCCCCTGGACCCGCGTAACCGGCGGGTTGCCATTATTGTTCTCAACGATGATGCGGCCGCCCGATATGCGGCGAACTGATTATCTCTCCTGATCCTTCAAACTTAGTTTCGTTATCATGCCCGATAAATCCGCGGGGAATCACATTTGACATTATCCTCTTGATTATGTGATGCAAAAATATTAACATTAATTGATAGTACCGACAAACGAATTTGAAAATCGTGTATTTAAATATACCAGGAGGATAATATGTCCGGCCATTCAAAATGGGCGACCATAAAGCGTAAAAAAGGTAAAGCCGATGCCGAACGCGGTCGGATGTTTACCAAGTTGATTAAAGAAATAACCGTGGCGGCACGGCAGGGGGGCGGCGATCCCGATGCCAATCCCCGGCTGAGAACCGCTATCGGGACAGCCAAGGCGGCCAATATGCCGGCCGACAATATCAAGAAGGCCGTCCAGAAGGGCACCGGGGAACTGCCCGGGGTTAATTACGAAGAAGTTACTTATGAAGGATATGGCACGGCCGGGGTGGCGGTTTTTATCAGTTGCCTGACCGACAACAGAAATCGAACGGTGGCGGAGATAAGGCACCTGTTCTCAAGGTTCAATGGCAATCTCGGTGAAAACGGCTGTGTGGCCTGGATGTTCGACAAGACCGGTATCATTGAAGTCAACACGTCGGTGGTCGATGAAGACACCCTTCTGGAGATAGTTCTCGAAGCCGGCGCCACCGATATGAGCAAGCAGGGCGAGGTTTACGAAATAGTCACGCCGCCGATGGATCTGGAGCAGATAAGGGCCGCTATCGAGGCCAAATCGATACCGGTTGCATCCGCCGAAGTCACCATGATTCCCCAGAATACTATCAAGCTCAACGAGAAACAGGCGGAAACCATGCTCAAGCTGTACGAGGCAATTGAGGAGCATGACGATGTCCAGGCGGTGTATGCCAATTTCGATATTGCCGACAGTATCATGGAGAAACTGGCGGGATAGGCCATCCGGCGGCCGGCTGGCGGATTGATGGTTATTTTGGGTATTGACCCCGGTTTGCATATTACCGGATACGGTGTTATTGAATCCTGTGACTCCAAGCCCCGGGTGCTTGAAGCGGGGGTGATAAAGACCGGCCGCAATGTTGAATTCGAAGCGAAACTGGATGAAATTTTCGCGGAAACAGGTAAGATTATCAAGCAATTCCAGCCCGATTATATTGCGGTCGAAGAGCTTTATTCCCATTATGCCCACCCCAAAACGGCTATTATCATGGGTCATGCAAGGGGGGTGGTTTTTCTTCAGGCCGCAAGGAATAAACTGCCGGTGGTATCGTACGCCTCGACCCGAATAAAAAAGTCACTGACCGGGAACGGCCGGGCCAGCAAGATGCAGGTGCAGAGAATGATCCGCTCCACCCTGGGTTTAGAGCGGGAGGTGGAATCGGCCGACACCGCCGATGCCCTGGCGGCGGCCCTGTGTCATCATAACGCTCTGCTGGGAAGATGAAATGATATCGCAGATTTATGGAAAAATCAGCCGTTTGACCGAGGATCATGTTACTCTCGAAATCAACGGGTTGTACTATGAATTGATGATCCCGTCGGGTCTGTATAACGAGCTCAAGGAAGCGCGCGATACCGGGCGGGAGATCATGCTCCATACGATGTACTATATCGAGGCGGGCGACAAAAAGAGCAACCATTATCCGCGGCTGGTGGGATTCACCAAACCGGTCGACAAGGAATTTTTCCAGCTTTTTACGACGGTTTCGGGACTGGGGATCAAAAAGGGATTGAAATCGCTTACCCTGCCGATCCGGTCGATCGCCACGGCTATCGAGAACCGCGATGCCGCCACGCTGACCCGTTTGCCGGGGATCGGGGGGCGGATGGCGGAGAAGGTGATCGCCGAACTTAACGGGAAGATGGCCCGTTTTGCGCTGTCCAAGGCCGAGCAACCGCTCACCTCGGGGCGCAAGGAGCAACCGGATATTTTCGACGAGGCGGTGGAAGTTCTCAGCCAGTTACAGTACAACCGTAACGAGGCGGCGCGAATGGTCGAAAAGGCGCTGGCCGCCAATCCCAAAATCGATTCGACCGAGAAACTGATCTCGATTATATTCTCGCTGGAATCGGCGGCGCACAAGGCGGTCAAATAATGACGCGCGAACGGATAGTTTCCGGGGAGATCATTTCTCCCGAGGAAGAATCTTTTATTCTTTCTCTTCGACCGAAGCTGCTGGATGAGTACATCGGGCAGAAGAAACTAAAGGAAAAACTCAAGGTTTCGGTGGAGGCCGCCCGGAGACGGGGTGAGGCCTGCGAGCATACCCTGTTTTACGGGCCGCCGGGCCTGGGTAAAACGACCCTGGCACATATTATCGCCAACGAGATGGGGAGCCGCCTGGTGGCCACCTCGGGACCATCACTCAGCCGGACCGGTGATTTGATGGGGATTTTGACCAACCTGTCGGAAGGCGATGTCTTGTTTATCGATGAGATTCACCGTCTCTCGCCGGCCATCGAGGAGTTTATTTATCCGGCCATGGAGGATTTCAAGGTCGATTTCGTGGTGGACAAGGGAGCTTTCGCCAAAGTTATCAATATTCCTCTCAAACGGTTCACCCTGATCGGGGCGACCACGCGGGCCGGGTTGCTTTCGCCGCCGCTCCGGGACCGGTTCGGGTTGTACTATCATATCGATTTCTATCCGCCCGAGGAACTCCGGGAAATAATAATCCGTTCGGCGGGATTACTCGAGGTGACGATCGATGCGGAATCGGCCGGGGAAATTGCCCGCCGGGCGCGCGGAACACCACGGGTGGCCAACCGTCTGCTCCGAAGGGTGCGCGATTTCGTGACGGTCAAGAGCGACGGGATTATAACCCCGGAGCTGGCCTGCCGGGCGCTCGATGCCGAGGGGATCGACAGCATCGGGCTTGATAATCTTGACCGCAAATTCCTTCGGGTGATTGTCGAGTACTATAAAGGCGGCCCGGTCGGAATCGAGGCGCTGGGGGCAACACTCAACGAGGAAGTCGATACGCTGGTCGATGTGGTTGAGCCGTACCTGCTCAAAATCGGGTATCTCCAGAGAACCAGGCGGGGACGGATGGTTTCCCGTGAGGCCGTCAAGCATCTCGGTCTGAAAACAGACAAGACCGATCAACCCAACCTGTTCGAATAAATTCAATTATCTCCGTTCAGCCTGTCCGTTAGTTAATTGACATTTTAGTCTAATATGTTATATTAATATCAGATGGTATATTAGTATTGAGATTACCGTTATGAGTGAAATATCGGGCCGATTATTAGTGCTTTATGCGATATGTTTTCTGGTGTTTTTTGGATCTTATTCCAGAGCCGAATGGATAACAGGAGCGGTATTTTCAGAGCAGGCCGGAATCGATTCCCTGAACCAGTTCATGGTAATCCCGGATACTGATTCCAATTGCGTATTTGGCTATAAGATAATCCATTTGGGATATATTACGGAGGCCCCGCCCTTGATAATCAACTGGATGTCATTGTTAATGTAGACAATATAGCCTCAGGCTATGTTCCACCCAATTCCGCAGATAATTCGTGCGATTTGAACTATGATGGCTATTTTGATTTGATCACCGGCTATTCCAATGATATCCTCTATTATTATGAATTGCGTGTTTTTCTTGGCGGCCCGGAAGCCGATTCGATTCCGGATATTTATCTTGAAAATGCACATATCCCATATCCTCAGCGTAACTTGGGTGCTGAATTTGCCGGGAAAGGGGATTTTAACGGCGATGGGATCGATGATTTTGCGGCCCGTTCGGTAACCTCAGGCGGTTGCTGCTGGATGGGCTAGGTTAACGACAATCGGATGTAGTGCTGGATATTTATAATATTCTCGGGATGAGAATGAGAACCTTGATTAAGAAAGAACTCCCGGCGGGCAGTTATAATGTTTTCTGGGATGGTACAAATGATAATGGTCAGCCGGCGGCATCGGGAGTGTATTTTTACCAGTTGAAAAGCGGGGATGAAAGTTATACCAGTAAGATGGTGCTGTTGAAGTAGGGGTGTGTCAAGCAGATTGGATGACACACCCCGTCTCCGCCTGCGGCATAGATGCCTCCGGCGGATCCACCCCTCTGTCAGAGGGGATTAAGATGGATTCCCGATCGGGTCGGGAATGACAGACTTTTTCTGGGAATGACAAAAAAGGGGGTCAGGAATGACGAGAGGGAGCAGGGAATGGGGAAAGGGTAGGAAATAATAGGAAGTGGAAGTTGTAAGGAAATATCAACCGAGTATATCGCGACGACGCGTCACTGCCAGACCGGCCATACCCAGACCGAAAAGAACCAGGGTAATCGGTTCGGGAACCGTTGCCGGTTTGACTGTACTGTCATGGTCACCGTGATAACCGGTTTGGTCATCGCCGGACTGATCGGTTCCATGATCATGGTGGGCATCGTTCCATGATGCCGGAGGGGGAACCTGCTGATTGGATCCGGGATTATGATGTCCTCCGCCGGGGATGTTACCGTTGAACGGATGGGTCATTCCGGCTATCGGGAGAATCATTACGGCTAATAGCAGGACCAGTTTCCGGGCATTTCTTTTCATATAAAACTCCTCAAAAGCGGACAATAAATATCCTCAATTATATACGGTTATTTTAACACCGATAGAGGGATAATTGTTTCAGGGAGAATAATATTGTTTAAAAAACAACCCGATCGGCTATTTAAAAAAGCGGCAGAAAATAGCCGAGGTGTCTCGATATATCATAATACCACAATAACTTACGCGAGTTATGCGGCGGCGAGAGATTTAGAATGCAAGGCCGCCGCGAAAGATAAACATCGGACCGAATGTAATATCGTGTCTGTCATTACCACCGTTCGGTCCCCACAGGTATCCCATATCTATAACCAGACCCTGCTTCGCGGTAAGTTTATACAACATCTCCATGAAAAACTGGAAGGTTAAATAATCCGATTCCCCATAATTTGGAATATCCTGCGCCCATGCATAGCCAACCCCTACGGCGGGATGGAGGAAAAGGTCCGGGTCATTGGTTTTGATTCTGAATTTCGTGACCAGGCTGATGTCCAGAATGTAGTATTTGTCATCCCAGTACTCGAACTGGATAATATCTACAGCGGCGCCGAGATATAATTTTTTATGGATGGGATAGTCAAGATAGATTCCGCCCCAAACATCATCATCCGGGTTATAATCAAAATTATCGATCACGATATCACCATTGCCGTAATAGCCGAACTTGATGCCGAAAACGCTTGGATCTTTCGGCGGCGTGCCGGCCAGACAATCGGCCCATACAAAAAGAAATATGGACATAATAATAGCCTGTCCAATAATTCTGAAATTCAATTCGCACCTCCTGAATTCAAGAAAGATATAATATTTTAACATGACGGGATTAGTATGTCAATAATAAATACGGATAGTGACAGGAGGTGTCACCGATAGAACAAGACGCCGGTGTCTTCGACGGCAATGAAAATCATAAATCCGGCCAGAATCAGTTTGATAGTACGGCCGGGGATGCTGACCCGGAAAGGCAGTATCAGGAAGGCCCCGGAGACACCACTCATCGAGGTTAAAGTCGAGATACCGAAGGCGACCAGGGCCGGAAGCCACCAGTAAGTCTCAATACCGCTGATCGTAAAATGCACCATGCAATCGAATCCTATTCCGGGATAATCACCCGGGTTTCTTTTTTTCGTTTAAGGACGATAAAGATACCGGCAAGAATCAGTATCCCGCCGATCAGGGTCCACCAGCCGGGAATCTGATCGAAAAAGAAAATGGCCAGGATGGTGGCGCCGATCGGTTCGCCGAGAATGGTAGTGGCCACGAGATGGGCCGAGACATATTTTAACAGCCAGTTATACATGGTATGGCCGACCAGGGTGGGAATCAGGGCCAGAAGCAAAAAGATAAACCAGGTTTGGGCCGGGTAAGAAATCAGGTTAAGCCTGTAAAAGAGGGATATTATCAACAGGGTGACCGCGGCGATGGTATAGACCGGGAAAACGTAACCGAGATTGGACATATTGGCCCGCAGTTGACGGCCGATGAAAAGGTACAATCCGGCAAAGACAGCCCCGGCCAGAGCCAGCAGATCGCCGATAATGAATTCACGGCCGAGACTGAAATCGCCCCGGGAAATAATTATCATGCCGACGATGGCCACAGCCATACCGATGATTGACCGGGGTTTGATTTTTTCCCGGAGGAAAACAACCTCGAGAATCAGCACCCAGATCGGCTGGGTGGCCACGAGGATGGTCGAATTGGAAATGGTGGTATAGAACAGCGAGGTCACCCAAACGGTAAAATGGAGTCCCAGGACCAATCCGGAAATGACCAGCAGGATTAATTGGCGACGGGACAGGGAACCGAGGGTCCGGCGGATTCCGGGGAGGGCGGGGAGGGCCAGCAGAACCGAGGAAAAAGCCATACGATAGAAGGCGGTCGGAAGGGCTTCAGCGCCGGCCAGCTTGATCAGGATGGCGGCCCATGAAACCGCGAAGGTGGCAATAAAAAGAGAGAGATATAAAGTTCCTTGTTTTGCCATAAAATTAATTTATATTTTCCGCCCAATATACGTAGGCGCTGTTAATATGTCGATATATTTGCTTGTGGCGGTATTATTCTGGGGGTTTTCCTATATCGCCATTAAAAACTCACTTAATTATCTTACCCCGGTGGAATTGATCGCCTCCCGTTTTATTCTCGGGGCCGCCACCCTGCTGGTGATAATCAAGCTTAAAGGTTTCTCGCTGAAATGGAAGGGTCAGTTTAAAACCCTGTTGTTGTCGGCGGCAATATTATTTCTTCATTTCTGGGTAATGGCGACCGGGATGATAACCACAACCGCGACCAATACCGCCTGGATATTAACCACGGCCCCGATATTTATTGCTGTTTTGTCGTTTATATTGCTCAGGGAACCGATCTCCCGGATGCAGATAATCGGGATAGGTTTGGCCACGGCCGGAGTGGTTTTTCTGGTTTCCGGGGGCGATCTGGGTTCGCTCGACTGGATCTCCTCGACCGGCGACTGGATTGTCCTGGGCAGTTGCGTAACATGGGCCTTTTACACCATAGTCACCCGAAAATTGACCCGCCATCTCCATCCTTTGGTAGCCACTTTCTGGATGATTGCTCTGGCCGGGGCGGTGATTGTGCCGTACAGTCTTATCTCCAGCGGGATCCTGGTCTATGATATGCCGGTTGATGGGATAATCTCGGTGGTTTTTCTGGGTGTCGGTTGTCTGGCTATTTCGTTCTGGGCCTGGTCGGAAGGGCTGGCGAAAAAACCGGCCGCGGAAGTCGGGATTTATTTGTACATCGAGCCGATATTCGCCATGCTTGGTGCGGTTGTTCTTCTTCGGGAAGATATAACCATAGGGATTATCTCCGGGGCGGTCATGATTATGGCGGCGGTCTATATTTCCGAAAGATTCGGCAGATCCGGGAAGCCGGTCCAATTATAATCCCTGTCCAAAAAAATCCGATTAAATAGATTTAAAGGGTAGTAACCATTGATATATGTATTTTGACGCGATAAAAACACTGACAAGACTGAATATGCGAAGGACGATATTTATCGGTATTATTATATTCGGCGTTTTTTCCGTCAGCGACTGCTTTGGCAATGGCGGGCTATATGGGGCTCTTTCGGACAGAGTCCGGGAGAATCTGCGTGACCGGATCGAAGCGGCCGGGACACCGCCCGAAATCGAGGTGACCGAGGAATTGATTTATGCATCGGTGATGTTGCCCGGTTTCTATGAACGGCGCAGTTATTTTCCGGCCTGGAGCGATGACAATGGGCCACTGCCCGCGGTCGATTCCCTGGTCGAGGTCCTAAACCGGGCCGACCGGGAAGGTTTACGTTCGTCCGATTATCATCTAAAAAAAATAACGGAAATTATCGAGGACATCAGGAGCGGCCGCCGGTTATCTCCGGTTTCTTTGCCTCGCTATCTGGCGGATCTGGATTTACTTCTGACGGATACTTTTATGACTTACGGCTCACATCTGTTGAAAGGCCGGGTGAATCCCCAGACTATAGATCCGGAATGGTTTGCCAATATTCGCGAGATCGATCTGGCAATCACCCTTGATAGCGCCTTGGCGGGCAATAGAATAGGCGAGGCATTAAAAGCGTTACTACCCCCTCAGGCGGGATATTATTCTATGCGCCGGGCATTGGCCGGATACCGGATGCTGGCGGTAGCCGGAGGCTGGGAGAATATTCCGGATGGCCCCAAAATGCAGCTGGGCGACCGGGGAGAGAGAATCAACCGGTTACGACACCGTCTGGCGGCCTCGGGTGACCTCAAGGACAGCAATCGGGGCGATGGCGATTTATTCGATGAGAGTTTAAAGGAGGCGGTCATTCAATTCCAGAGAAGAAATGGATTGGAGCCGGATGGCGTGGTCGGCAAGGAAACCCTGGTGACACTGAATATCCCGGTGGAAAAACGGATTGAGCAGATAATTCTCAATATGGAGCGCTGGCGATGGCTGCCCCAGGATCTGGGACGAAGGCATATTATTATCAATATCGCCAATTATGAACTCGATGTTTATGAGAGCGATAGTGTGGTTCTTCCCATGCGGGTTATTGTCGGGAAAGACTATCGCCGGACGCCGGTATTCAGCGACAAAATTACTTATATGGTGGTCAACCCGTACTGGAATGTCCCTTTTAATATCGCCGTCAGTGATATTCTTCCGATGGTTAAAAAAGACCCGGAATACCTGACTCAGCAAAATATGAAGCTGTTTCAGGGACATGGCTCGGACAGGCAGGAAATTGATTACCGCCGGGTGGATTGGTCCGGGATCGACAAGCACAATTTCGATTACTGGATTCGGCAGGAGCCGGGACCAATGAATGCCCTGGGCAGAATAAAATTCATGTTTCCCAACAAATTTAATGTTTATCTTCATGATACCCCCGCCCGTGAGCTGTTCTCCAAAACAATTTGGAGTTTCAGCTCGGGGTGTATCCGGATCGAGAAACCAATGGAACTGGCGGAATACCTTCTCCGGGGAGATCTGCAATGGAACCGGGAAAAATTGCTGGCCGCTATCGATATGAAGGTCGAAAAGACAATTCGCGTCCCCGAACCGGTTCCGATTCATCTTCTTTACTGGACGGCCTGGGCCTCGCCGGACGGGACCATCAATTTCCGAAAGGATATTTATAACCGGGATGCGGTCCTTGAGGAGGCCCTGACCGAACATCCACCGGAGGCGGACCAGGGGTAATTTTTTAATTACGGAATGTTTATGGATGGACATGGAAGATGTCGGCCATTGACGGCGTTTCTGATTCCCTTCATAGTGATATTACTGTTACTTCTCCCGATTCATTTGGCCGCTCAGGAGTCCAATTTTCCACCGGGCAAAGCCGGGTTTGCGATCAAATTCAACGGTGTGGTTTCACCCTATACCATAATGAGTCGGTTTTTAATGCCCCGGGAGGAATTGAATGTTGAAGTAATCAGCCGGGGTACTTCCGGCATCTTCAGTTATAAGGCGGAAGGCGGTTTGATATTATCGCAGGCCGGGCGCAGTCTGAAATGGCGGGCCCCGGAAACGAGCGGGCTTTATAAAATCATAATTTCCCGTTCCGCGCCGGTTGATTCAATAATTCTCAATGTATTTGTGATGGTTTCCATGGCGAGGATGGAGGGAGAATATCAGAATGGGTACCGGATCGGTAAGTACCCGAAAAAATGGTACAAGGATCTTCCTTCGTACAAAGCGCCGGAGGGATTTATTGAAGTTACCAGAGAGGTCGAAAATACCCGTCTAACCCCGCATTTTACATTA encodes the following:
- a CDS encoding peptidase M15A, with product MDGHGRCRPLTAFLIPFIVILLLLLPIHLAAQESNFPPGKAGFAIKFNGVVSPYTIMSRFLMPREELNVEVISRGTSGIFSYKAEGGLILSQAGRSLKWRAPETSGLYKIIISRSAPVDSIILNVFVMVSMARMEGEYQNGYRIGKYPKKWYKDLPSYKAPEGFIEVTREVENTRLTPHFTLKQFICKQSGDYPRYMVLREKLLIKLELILEKINEKGYYCRTLSILSGFRTPYYNRQIGNVKYSRHQWGGAADIFIDERPKDNMMDDLNRDGKINWKDAAIVYDIINELFAIPGYEYLRGGLARYKKTASHGPFVHVDVRGWPARWGF
- a CDS encoding L,D-transpeptidase family protein; translation: MRRTIFIGIIIFGVFSVSDCFGNGGLYGALSDRVRENLRDRIEAAGTPPEIEVTEELIYASVMLPGFYERRSYFPAWSDDNGPLPAVDSLVEVLNRADREGLRSSDYHLKKITEIIEDIRSGRRLSPVSLPRYLADLDLLLTDTFMTYGSHLLKGRVNPQTIDPEWFANIREIDLAITLDSALAGNRIGEALKALLPPQAGYYSMRRALAGYRMLAVAGGWENIPDGPKMQLGDRGERINRLRHRLAASGDLKDSNRGDGDLFDESLKEAVIQFQRRNGLEPDGVVGKETLVTLNIPVEKRIEQIILNMERWRWLPQDLGRRHIIINIANYELDVYESDSVVLPMRVIVGKDYRRTPVFSDKITYMVVNPYWNVPFNIAVSDILPMVKKDPEYLTQQNMKLFQGHGSDRQEIDYRRVDWSGIDKHNFDYWIRQEPGPMNALGRIKFMFPNKFNVYLHDTPARELFSKTIWSFSSGCIRIEKPMELAEYLLRGDLQWNREKLLAAIDMKVEKTIRVPEPVPIHLLYWTAWASPDGTINFRKDIYNRDAVLEEALTEHPPEADQG